The DNA sequence CCACCACCGCCTTCTCGTACCCCCGCCAGGAAAGCTCCTCCCGGATGAACCGGGTGAGGAAGTCGGCCACCAAGGGCCAGTTCAGCTCCAAAACCTCCTGTGCCCGCTGGGCCTCGAGCACCCTCATGGCTCCACCACCCGTTTAAGGTCGTCCAGAAGCAGGGGCAGGCTGGCCTGGAGGTCGGAAAGGAGGGGGCTGTCGTAGCGGACCGGGGGGATCCGGTCCAGGTCCACGTCCAAAAGGAGGGCCGCCTCCTCAAACAGGGGCCCCTCGGCCAAGACCCGCCCCTCCGGCCCCACGGCCAGGCTCCCCCCGCTCATCCCCTTGCCCGCCTCAAACCCCACCAGGCTGGCGAGGAGGACGTAGACCCCGTGCTCCCCCGCCACCGCCTGGGCCAGGACCCGCCACCTGGCCACGTTGTCCGGGACCTCGCCGTAAAACCCCCGGGCCGGGCTGGCCGAGGGGACGTAGAGGACCTGGGCCCCGTCCAGGGCCAGGATGGCCGAGGTGAGGCTGTGCCAGAAGTCCTCGCAGATGAGGAGGCCCGCCCGGCCGAACCGGGTGTTGAAGGCGGCGACCCGGCTTCCCCGGGCCAGGTAGCGCTCCTCGTCAAAGACGCCGTAGGTGGGGAGGAAGACCTTCCGGTGGACGTGGACCAGGCGGTGGGGGAGCTCGAGGTAGGCGGCGCTGTTGTAATAGGCCCCGCCGTCCCGCTCGTAAAAGCCCACCACCAGGTCCAAAGGCTCCTCTAGCCCCGCCTGCCGGTAGGCGGAAAGGACCGCCTCAAAGAGCTCGCCCTGGCTTAAGGCCAGCTCCCGCACCCCCCCCTGGAGGAAGTAGCCCGTGAGGGCCGCCTCGGGGAGGACCACCACCTGGGGGCGGTGGGGGGCGAGGGCCTTTAGCACCTGGGAAAGGCGGGCCAGGTTCTCCCCTAGTCGGCCCTTTTCCGGCTTGAACTGAACGATGGCGTGCCGCACCTTTCCCAGTCTACCGCCGCACCACCTGGGCGTCCCGGGGGTAGCGCTTCAGGTCCTGGGCCTTGAGGGAAGCCCGGCTGAAGGAGACCACCCGGAGGTCGGCCAGGACCTTCCCCTTCTCGTCCAGGAAGACGAAGCGCACGGGCCGGGGGTCGGCCTTGAGGACGTAGAGCTCCACCCGGGCGAACCCCTCCCCCTCCCGGGCCTGGCCCAAAAGCTTCCAGGCCACCCCCTCCTCCAGGCGCACCTCCCCCGAAAGCTGAAGGCGCACCCGCTCCGAGAGGGCCTTCACGTCCCCCAGGCCCTGGGGGCTGAAGCCCAGGCCCTGGACCTGGGCCTTCTCCTTGGGGCTGATCACCAGCTGGTTGGTGAGGTAGAGGTAGTTCCAGACCTCCTTCTCGGTGATCACGGTGAAGTTGCCCTCGAGGGAGGCGGGCTTTTGGAACTCCAACCGGAAGAGGTTCTCCTGGGGCAGGGCGTAGACCCGCACCAGGAGGGCCTCCGCCCCCGAGGGGGTCTCCACCCTTCCCTGGACCACCGCCTGCCAGGGGGTGGAGAGGTTCTTCTCCACCCGGTCCAGGATCTCCTGGACGGACTGAGCCAAGGCCAAGGACAAGAGGAAGAGGACCAGGGCACCCGTCTTTTTCATGGCCACCTCCAAGCGTAGCGGACCCGGGCGTAAGGGGCCTCCTTGTAGCCCGCCTCCAGGCCCAGGTCCCCGAGCCACGCCCCCACACTACCCGCCCAAGGATAGGCCAGGATGAGGAAAAGGCTAGCCGCCCCTGAGTAAAGCCCGGCCTCGAGGCGGCTCACCCCCCCGAGCCGGAGGGCGAGGTCCAAGGCCCCTCCCGCCACCTCCCCCTTCCAGCCCAGGAGGGCATAGGGCCAAGAGGAGAGGCCCGCCCCCAGGGAAAGCCCGCCTTGGAAGGCGTACCGCCCCTCCAGAAGCCGGCCTTCCACCTCTGGCCAGGGGCCTAAGGGGGTGTTGGCCAGAAGCGTCAGCCCCAGGGCCTCCCCGAAGGGAAGGCGCCACGTGAGGGCCAGCCTCCCGTAAACCCCCTCCTCGGGGAAGAGGGGAAGGGCCCTTCGGGGCCGGAAACCGAGCCTCCCCTCCCAGAGGAAGGGGCCCGCCCCGCCCTCCCCGTAGACCGCCCCCCCCCCCCCCCCCCCCCCCCCCCCCCCCCCCCCCCCCCCCCCCCCCCCCGCCGAGCCCCCCCCCCCCCTTAGGGAAAAGGCCCCCGCCAGCCCCTCCGGCAGGTTCTGCAGCCCGATGCCGATGGCCAGGGCCACCGCCCCGCCCAGGGTGGCGGCCCCGGTGGGGTCCAGGGCCCCGTCCTTCCTGGCCTCCGCCTCCAGGCCGTAGGCCAGGAAGCCCCAGGGGCCCAGGGGAAGGCTTCCCGCGTAGCCCAGGCCCAGCCGCGTGGAGCCCAGGCGGAAGAAGACCTCCCCCTCCCCCAGGGCCAGACCCCCCTCGAGGGCCGCCTGGGGTGGGGCCGGCCAGAGAAGAAGGCCGGCCTCGAGGCGGCCTTGGGCCAGGGCCGGGCCCAGCCCCATGAGGAGGACCAAGAGGCGCCTCATACCCTTTTCTGCCGTTTCCTTCGCATATGCGGCTCCGTCGGGAGGCTTGGGAAAGGCTTTACCGGGGCCCCCAGCTTGGCGCAAGCCAAGCTGGGGTGGTATCATACCCCCCATCCCGGCTGGGGCCGACCACGCAAAGGGGGTCCCGCACGGTCCTGTGGGCCTGACCATCGCCGCGCGGTCTCAGCGCGCGGCACACCGCCCCTCCAGGTACCCGAGGAGGTAGGCCTCGGGCTCCCAGGCCAGCCGCACCCCCAGGGTCTTCCCCACGAGGAAGCGGGCCATCAAAGGCCCCACGAAGGCCAGGGCCTGCTCCTCCGGGGGCTCGTCCCTGCGCAGAAGGCCCGCCTCCTGTTTGGCCCGGAAGAACCCCACCACCCGCTCCATGACCTGCGAAAACCCCCTGGAGAACCCCTTCTGGGCCAGCTCGGGGTGGCGCAAAAGCTCGGACAGGAGCTTGGGCAGGAGGGCCTGCCGGGCCTCCAGAAGGCCCAGGTAGGCCTCGAGCAGGGCCCTAAGGCCCTCCTCCAGGGGGGCGTCCTCCCGGGGGAGGCGCTTTAGGAAGTCCTGGGGGACGAAGGCGGCCAGGGCCTCCTGAACGAGGGCCTCCTTGGTCCCGAAGTGGCGGAAGAGGGTGAGCTCGCTCACCCCCGCCCGCCGGGCGATCTCCCGGGTGGTGGCCCCCCGGTATCCCCGCTCGGCCAGAAGCTCCAAGGCGGCCTCCCTCAGGCGTGCCCGGGTGCGCTCGGCCCTTCCGCCTCCCATCCCCTACCTCCCGAACGCCCACCGGTAGCGAAGCCAGAGGGCGTACCCCCCCTCGCTATAGGCCCCCTCCAGGCCCAGCCCTCCCCAGCCCGCCTCCAGGGCCAGGTAAGGGGGGTAGGCCAGGGCCAGGCGCAGGCTGAGGGTATCCTCCTCCAAGGGGGTGAAAAGCCGGGCCTCGAGGGCGGTCCGAAGGCCCAGCCGTAGGCCGATCTCCCCCACGCTCCCTTCCTCGTCCAGCTCCCCCTTTAGGCCTAAAAGGGCGTAGGCCCCGCCCCGGTAGCCCAGGCCCAGGGTGTAGGTGCGCCCCTCCCGGAAGGCGTACCACCCCTCGAGGCCAAGGCCGGGCGGGCCCCAGGGGAGGAGGCCAGGCCCCGCGCCCCCGTAGGCCAGGGAAAGCCCCAGGGTCTCCCGAGGGGAAAGGCGGTAGCGCCCCTGGAGGCGGCCGCTAAACCCCTGTGGGTCCTTCTCCCCCACCCAGAGGGCCCTCCAGGGGAGGGTGGCGTAGGCCAAAGCGGCCTCCAGGGCCACCGGCCCCACCCCTCCCTGGAGGAAGGCCCGCCCCCCGACGCCCCCCCGGCCCAGAGCCAGAAGCCCCCCGTAGGAGAACCTCCCGGCGGAGCCGAGCTCGAGGGCCGCCTCCAGCCCCAGGCCCAGGGCCCTCCGGTCCGCCCGGAACTCTAAGGTGGCCCCGGACAGGGGGTAGGCGAGCTCCAGGGTGGGGGTCCCGTACCCCTCCTCGAGGTAGCCCCCCAGGGTCAGGGTCTGGGCCAGCCCCCCCGAGAAGAGGTGGGCCAGGAAGAGGGCGGCGAGAAGCCTTCGCACATCTACTTTTTACTCCAAAGGAGGAGGCCCAGCCCCACCAGGGCCCAGAAGCTAAGCGCCCCCAGGGCCACCCCGGCCCCGGCCCCGCCGAAGAAGGCCACGGAACGCATCAGGACGCCGTAGGCCCCCAGGGGAAAGAGCAGGCCAAAGGTGCCCCAAGGGCTCGGGAGCATCTCCGGAGCCCCGGCCAGGGGGGCGAAGGGGTTGGTGAGGAAGAAGGTGAGGACCGCCAGGGCCAGGCCCCGCACCCCGAGCTGCGCCGCCATCCCCCCCACGAAGAGCTGGATGGCCGCCACGGCCAAGGCCGCCGCCAGGGCGTTGGTTCCCAGGGAGCCCCCTAAGGTCCCATAGGCGTGGAGCACCCAGGCCACGGCGAACCCGGTGAGGAGGGGAAAGAGGAGCGCCCCCAGAAGCCGCGCCCCCCGGCTGGAAAGGCCGAGCCCGAGGAGGACACCGCCCAAAACACCGCCCAAGAGAAGGGGCAGGCCGCTTGCCCCCAGGCCCGCCTGCCGGGGATCCTCGGGGCGGGCCGGGACCAGGTCCAGGACCTCGGGCCGGCCGAAGCCCATGGGAGCGGGCAGGCTTCCCAAGACCTCGGCGATCTGACGGAGGAGCTGGGCCACCTGGGGGCTCGCGGCCGAGGCCAGGTAAACCCGGAAGGCCTGGGCGGCGGGGTCTACGAAGAAGACGCCGTAGACCTCCCGCCGCTTAAGGGCCGCCTGCGCCTCCTCCACGCCCTCGTAGAAGCGAACGGAGAACCCCCCGGGCGAAAGTCGGTCCAAAAGGGCGGGGAAGTTCTCCCGCAGGCCCTGAGGCGCCACCGCCCCCACGGGGAGGCCGTGGGGACCGGAGCGCACCGCGGGCCAGGCGAAGAGGGCGAGGAGAAGGGCGGCGAGGAGGGGAAGCACCAGGCTGCCGAAAAGGAGGACTCGGTTCTCGGGAAGGACCCTATTCATAGTAAGCACCTACTTACACTCTAGACCCGCCCCCTCCCGGCCGTCAAGGCCCGTGGTAGCATGCCCCCATGCGAGGGCTTCTCGCCCGGCTTCTCCTGAACACCCTGGCTATCTGGATCGTGACCCTGGTCTACCCGGGGGTGCGTTTTGCCCCCGGGGCGGGGC is a window from the Thermus filiformis genome containing:
- a CDS encoding TetR/AcrR family transcriptional regulator; this encodes MGGGRAERTRARLREAALELLAERGYRGATTREIARRAGVSELTLFRHFGTKEALVQEALAAFVPQDFLKRLPREDAPLEEGLRALLEAYLGLLEARQALLPKLLSELLRHPELAQKGFSRGFSQVMERVVGFFRAKQEAGLLRRDEPPEEQALAFVGPLMARFLVGKTLGVRLAWEPEAYLLGYLEGRCAAR
- a CDS encoding nitrilase-related carbon-nitrogen hydrolase; protein product: MGKVRHAIVQFKPEKGRLGENLARLSQVLKALAPHRPQVVVLPEAALTGYFLQGGVRELALSQGELFEAVLSAYRQAGLEEPLDLVVGFYERDGGAYYNSAAYLELPHRLVHVHRKVFLPTYGVFDEERYLARGSRVAAFNTRFGRAGLLICEDFWHSLTSAILALDGAQVLYVPSASPARGFYGEVPDNVARWRVLAQAVAGEHGVYVLLASLVGFEAGKGMSGGSLAVGPEGRVLAEGPLFEEAALLLDVDLDRIPPVRYDSPLLSDLQASLPLLLDDLKRVVEP
- a CDS encoding outer membrane lipoprotein carrier protein LolA; translated protein: MKKTGALVLFLLSLALAQSVQEILDRVEKNLSTPWQAVVQGRVETPSGAEALLVRVYALPQENLFRLEFQKPASLEGNFTVITEKEVWNYLYLTNQLVISPKEKAQVQGLGFSPQGLGDVKALSERVRLQLSGEVRLEEGVAWKLLGQAREGEGFARVELYVLKADPRPVRFVFLDEKGKVLADLRVVSFSRASLKAQDLKRYPRDAQVVRR